Proteins found in one Sorghum bicolor cultivar BTx623 chromosome 1, Sorghum_bicolor_NCBIv3, whole genome shotgun sequence genomic segment:
- the LOC8086258 gene encoding protein NRT1/ PTR FAMILY 8.3: MEAADEENALLLHLQPTPQAVASEYASDGSVDINKQPALKHSTGNWRACYTILGVGFSECMVFSAIATNLVTLLTTVLHESKVDAARNISSWAGVCYLTPLLGAFVADSYLGRYWTMVVFLPVYIVAMLVLIASASLPTLFHSDVHPAVVYLGLYLAAIASGGVKPCISAFGADQFDVNDPVELVKKGSFFNWYFFLTTTSSLLSGTVIVWLQDNVGWAVSYVIPTVLMLICFPAFLAGSRVYRFRKMGVSPLTSILQVVVAAVRKWHVKLPDDSSLLYEQASSPSTTEHKNKHTNQFRFFDKAAIVPSGNESTAQSSPWRLCTVTQVEELKMLLSTLPTWASFLVFYAVTAQMQSTMIEQGMLMDNHVGSFAIPPASMPIIGVLSFLICVAVYETILVPLARRFTGNEKGFSQWQRLGIGQALSILTMALAALLETRRLEIAEANGQEVPVPMSILWQGPVFFVHGAAEMFGSIGMTEFFYDQAPVTMKSLCAAFGQLAIASGSYLNTAVLSVVAFGTTRGGETGWIPDNLNEGHLDYFFWMMAALSLLNLALFVRYSMRQRGKET; this comes from the exons ATGGAAGCGGCCGACGAGGAGAACGCTTTGCTGCTTCATCTCCAACCTACTCCGCAG GCTGTAGCCTCGGAGTACGCAAGTGATGGATCAGTTGACATCAACAAACAACCTGCTCTCAAGCACAGTACGGGGAACTGGAGGGCATGCTATACCATCTTAG GTGTTGGATTCAGTGAGTGCATGGTGTTCTCTGCAATCGCGACGAATTTGGTGACCTTACTCACCACTGTGCTCCACGAGAGCAAGGTGGATGCAGCCAGAAATATCTCCTCCTGGGCCGGAGTGTGCTACCTCACACCACTTCTTGGGGCTTTCGTCGCTGACAGTTACTTGGGAAGATACTGGACCATGGTCGTATTCCTCCCAGTCTACATCGTG GCAATGCTCGTCCTGATAGCTTCAGCATCACTACCAACGTTGTTCCACAGCGATGTTCACCCTGCAGTGGTTTACCTTGGTCTCTaccttgccgccattgccagcgGCGGTGTGAAGCCCTGCATCTCTGCCTTCGGGGCTGACCAATTTGACGTCAATGACCCGGTGGAGCTGGTGAAGAAGGGCTCCTTCTTCAACTGGTACTTCTTCCTGACCACCACCAGCTCCCTGCTGTCTGGGACCGTCATTGTTTGGCTGCAGGACAACGTTGGGTGGGCAGTCAGCTACGTGATACCGACAGTGCTCATGCTCATCTGTTTCCCTGCATTTTTAGCTGGCTCCAGGGTATACAGGTTTAGGAAAATGGGAGTAAGCCCTCTTACCAGCATACTTCAAGTGGTTGTTGCTGCTGTCAGGAAGTGGCATGTCAAACTGCCGGATGATAGCTCGCTTCTATATGAGCAGGCCAGTTCACCTTCTACAACTGAACATAAGAACAAGCATACCAATCAGTTCAG GTTCTTTGACAAGGCTGCCATTGTCCCATCGGGCAACGAATCCACGGCGCAGTCGAGTCCATGGAGGCTCTGCACAGTGACACAGGTCGAGGAGCTAAAGATGCTGCTCTCGACGCTCCCAACCTGGGCGTCGTTCTTGGTCTTCTACGCAGTCACGGCTCAGATGCAGTCGACGATGATCGAGCAAGGCATGCTCATGGATAACCACGTTGGCTCGTTTGCCATCCCACCGGCATCCATGCCCATCATTGGTGTGCTCAGCTTCCTCATCTGTGTCGCCGTCTATGAAACCATCCTGGTGCCACTAGCGCGGCGCTTCACCGGGAACGAGAAAGGCTTCTCCCAGTGGCAGCGCCTTGGAATCGGCCAAGCTCTGTCCATCCTGACAATGGCGCTCGCTGCTTTGCTGGAGACAAGGAGGCTGGAGATCGCGGAAGCCAACGGCCAGGAGGTGCCGGTGCCAATGAGCATCCTGTGGCAGGGCCCAGTTTTCTTTGTGCATGGTGCGGCCGAGATGTTTGGTTCCATTGGCATGACCGAGTTCTTCTATGACCAAGCCCCGGTGACCATGAAGAGCCTGTGCGCAGCGTTCGGGCAGCTCGCGATCGCTTCCGGGTCTTACCTCAACACAGCCGTGCTCAGCGTCGTCGCATTCGGCACAACACGCGGCGGCGAAACCGGATGGATTCCAGACAACCTCAACGAAGGCCATCTCGACTATTTCTTCTGGATGATGGCAGCTCTTAGCTTGCTCAACTTAGCTCTGTTTGTGCGTTACTCAATGAGGCAAAGAGGCAAGGAAACTTAA